The following DNA comes from Atribacteraceae bacterium.
CCTGTGGCAATGAAGCGCACCTGTGGCAATGAAGCGCACCTGTGGCAATGAAGCGCACCTGTGGCAATGAAGCGCATTGCACTGGATACTAATGCCTACGTTGCATATAAACGGGGAGAAAAAGAGGCGCTGGAAATAATCCGAAGTGCCCAGGAGTTAGGAATTAGCGTAGTGGTTTTGGGCGAGATGTTGAGTGGCTTTTCCCTGGGAAGGAACGAAGAGCGGAATCGCCTCGAGTTGGCTCAGTTCCTGGATTCTCCGAGGATGACTGTTCTTTCTGTCGATGAGGAAACACCTGAATACTATGCCCGGATTTTCCTTTCCCAACGTAAAAAGGGGAAGCCGGTTCCCACCAATGATCTATGGATTGCCGCCACCGCCCTGCAAAATGGTTTTGCCTTATTCTCCCATGATGCCCATTTTCAACAGATTGAGGGGTTGATCTCCGGTTGCCGGAAGAGTGATTTTTTACCTTGAGCGATTGGGTGGGGTATTGGAATACCTGGGGCGGAATGAATCGTGATAGGGAAAAACAACGAAGAACGGAGACAGGAAAAGATGCCGGACTTTATGAATTACAGTCATCTGCAAGAGGAAAAACCCTTGGATGTTGGGGTGGTCGGTGAATAGGAGAGGCATCGAATCCGGGAGCTGGCGAAACGTTGGGCGGAAATCAAAGGTGAAGACAA
Coding sequences within:
- a CDS encoding type II toxin-antitoxin system VapC family toxin, with product MKRIALDTNAYVAYKRGEKEALEIIRSAQELGISVVVLGEMLSGFSLGRNEERNRLELAQFLDSPRMTVLSVDEETPEYYARIFLSQRKKGKPVPTNDLWIAATALQNGFALFSHDAHFQQIEGLISGCRKSDFLP